One genomic region from Campylobacter concisus encodes:
- a CDS encoding uroporphyrinogen III synthase HEM4, producing MKTRKFLVYCIIYIVVVAGLAYSLNSSDYTFELLGQTITLPIAIWVALPVAVLALLALLHIAYHGYAFYRYKKWIKKDSQLYKDLAKETLLGFESNKDFKTDTYKIASQLTRSISPVGELKDVGVDDAEINNILQTIKSIKNKEIVDLKKFRLAKDSKLNILNELNKIEQLPTYYLDILKNQDQNESLKKAAFDKLIKVASFSEIKRLNFELASEDIMLIITRFVNDEIDLSSDEIFDLLNNAKVTKAQYDKVAIMLKNKLKPDAFIGIFEKLKSIHADADEAYVYALFELQMLDKVREAIEGSDPDEFKEIKVLLFLRDNGKMVPSSLFFK from the coding sequence ATGAAAACTAGAAAATTTCTCGTCTATTGCATAATCTATATAGTAGTTGTTGCAGGACTTGCTTATTCTCTTAATAGTTCTGATTACACATTTGAGCTTTTAGGCCAAACTATAACTTTGCCAATTGCTATTTGGGTCGCTCTTCCAGTAGCTGTTTTAGCACTTCTTGCTCTACTTCATATCGCTTATCATGGATATGCTTTTTATAGATATAAAAAATGGATCAAAAAAGATAGCCAGCTTTATAAAGATTTAGCCAAAGAGACACTTCTTGGCTTTGAGAGCAACAAAGACTTTAAAACCGATACTTACAAGATCGCCTCACAGCTTACTCGTTCTATCTCACCAGTAGGCGAGCTTAAAGATGTCGGTGTAGATGATGCCGAGATAAACAATATCTTACAAACTATAAAAAGTATAAAAAATAAAGAGATTGTCGATCTAAAGAAATTTAGACTAGCAAAAGATAGCAAGTTAAATATCCTAAATGAGCTAAATAAAATCGAGCAACTACCTACTTACTATCTTGACATACTTAAAAATCAAGATCAAAACGAGAGCCTTAAAAAAGCCGCATTTGATAAACTCATAAAAGTAGCTTCTTTTAGCGAGATCAAAAGATTAAATTTTGAACTAGCGAGTGAAGATATAATGCTTATTATTACCCGCTTTGTAAATGACGAGATCGATCTAAGCAGTGATGAAATTTTTGATCTTTTAAACAACGCAAAAGTGACAAAAGCACAATACGACAAAGTAGCTATAATGCTTAAAAATAAGCTAAAACCAGATGCATTTATCGGCATCTTTGAGAAGCTAAAAAGCATCCATGCTGACGCTGATGAGGCTTACGTATATGCGCTATTTGAGCTTCAGATGCTTGATAAAGTAAGAGAGGCTATCGAAGGTAGCGACCCAGATGAGTTTAAAGAGATAAAGGTCTTGCTGTTTTTACGAGATAACGGCAAAATGGTGCCTAGCTCACTATTTTTTAAATGA
- the dksA gene encoding RNA polymerase-binding protein DksA codes for MTQTELNFFKKLLEERKLQIKKNIYDSSVEVNGLRDSGVSDEFDIASVNTDQLIEHSISTQQRAELSEIDEALEKIANKTYGICDMCEEEISIPRLKVKPHAKYCITCREIIEKTAKN; via the coding sequence ATGACACAAACTGAGCTAAATTTTTTTAAAAAATTACTTGAAGAAAGAAAATTACAGATCAAAAAAAATATCTATGATTCATCTGTTGAAGTAAATGGCTTAAGAGATAGTGGTGTAAGCGATGAGTTTGATATAGCTTCAGTGAATACAGACCAGCTAATAGAGCATTCGATCTCGACACAACAAAGAGCGGAGCTATCAGAGATAGATGAAGCACTAGAGAAGATAGCAAATAAAACTTATGGAATTTGTGATATGTGCGAAGAGGAGATCAGCATACCGCGACTAAAGGTAAAACCGCATGCAAAATACTGCATAACTTGCCGTGAAATAATCGAAAAAACAGCAAAAAACTAA
- a CDS encoding 23S rRNA (pseudouridine(1915)-N(3))-methyltransferase RlmH, with the protein MEISVFSIQKSSRDNFENEIQEYIKMSTKFAKINDKVFFNEKIAKAQSIGRSDALRAYDEIYEPNLKGFCVILDENGLQLDSQEFAQILNSNSQINFFIGGAYGLSQNLKNKAQKVVSLSKMTMAHKVAKLVLFEQIFRALCINANHPYHK; encoded by the coding sequence TTGGAAATTTCAGTTTTTAGCATTCAAAAATCATCACGTGACAACTTTGAAAACGAAATACAAGAATATATAAAAATGAGTACAAAATTTGCCAAGATAAACGATAAAGTCTTTTTCAATGAAAAAATAGCAAAAGCTCAAAGTATTGGCAGAAGCGATGCGCTAAGAGCTTATGATGAAATTTACGAGCCAAATTTAAAAGGATTTTGCGTAATACTTGATGAAAATGGTTTGCAACTTGACAGCCAAGAATTTGCACAAATTTTAAACTCAAATTCACAAATTAACTTTTTCATAGGTGGAGCTTATGGCCTTAGCCAAAATTTAAAAAATAAAGCACAAAAAGTCGTAAGTTTGAGCAAGATGACGATGGCGCATAAGGTTGCCAAGCTTGTACTTTTTGAGCAAATTTTTAGAGCACTTTGCATAAATGCAAACCATCCATATCACAAATAA
- the accD gene encoding acetyl-CoA carboxylase, carboxyltransferase subunit beta: MNFSDIFSKIRKAQPRPEEAPTHWVKCDNCHSLMYYKEVEACFNVCPKCGYHMRLKATDRINLICDEDSFVEFDANLKPVDPLNFVDKKSYKKRITENKEKTGRTSSVICGEGKCDGQEIQLVVFDFGFMGGSLASVEGEKIVRAIKRAIEKCQALVIVSASGGARMQESTFSLMQMSKTSAALKLLDEAKLPYISILTDPTMGGVSASFAWLGDLIIAEPGALIGFAGQRVIKQTIGADLPEGFQRAEFLLEHGLIDAIVPRSEHKKYISDMVKFLTNNKTIHQKDNQDESGNNFELKLKTKG, encoded by the coding sequence ATGAATTTCTCAGATATTTTTTCAAAGATAAGAAAAGCTCAACCTCGTCCAGAAGAAGCGCCTACACACTGGGTAAAATGCGACAATTGTCACTCACTGATGTACTACAAAGAAGTTGAAGCTTGTTTTAATGTATGTCCGAAATGTGGCTATCATATGAGATTAAAAGCTACCGATCGTATAAATTTAATCTGTGATGAAGATAGCTTTGTAGAATTTGACGCGAATTTAAAACCGGTAGATCCACTAAATTTTGTTGATAAAAAATCATACAAAAAAAGAATCACAGAAAATAAAGAAAAAACAGGACGCACAAGCTCAGTGATATGTGGCGAAGGTAAATGCGACGGACAAGAGATCCAGCTAGTTGTTTTTGACTTTGGCTTCATGGGTGGTTCGCTAGCTTCAGTTGAGGGTGAAAAGATCGTAAGAGCGATAAAACGAGCAATAGAAAAATGCCAAGCTTTAGTCATAGTGAGTGCTTCAGGTGGAGCTAGAATGCAAGAGAGTACATTCTCTTTGATGCAAATGTCAAAGACATCAGCTGCTTTAAAACTACTCGATGAAGCAAAGTTACCTTATATCTCAATACTTACTGATCCGACGATGGGTGGTGTTAGTGCCTCTTTTGCTTGGCTTGGAGATCTAATAATCGCTGAACCTGGCGCATTGATAGGCTTTGCTGGTCAAAGGGTCATCAAACAAACCATTGGTGCTGACCTTCCAGAGGGATTTCAAAGAGCCGAGTTTTTATTAGAACATGGCTTAATCGATGCTATTGTGCCAAGAAGCGAACATAAAAAATATATAAGCGATATGGTTAAATTTCTCACAAATAATAAGACAATACATCAAAAAGATAACCAAGATGAGAGTGGAAACAACTTTGAACTAAAGCTAAAAACCAAAGGCTAA